A region of the Zhihengliuella halotolerans genome:
GAACACACGCGGGCGGCTTACCTTCACGCGCTTGCCGAGGGCGCTGACGGAATCGAATGCGACGTGCACCTGAGCGCGGACGAGATCCCCATCTGCTTCCACGACTCCAGCCTCGAACGGACCACCAACGGGTCGGGGTCCGTCGCGTCGAAGACGCTCTCTCAGCTGCGCCGGCTCGATGTCGTCTCGTGGAAGGGCGTGCGGATTCCTGACCAGTACGGCGCCGCCAGTGAGCAGGTCGTGACCCTCGAGGAACTGATCGACCTCATGCTGCACGCGCAGCGGCCGCTCGGGCTGGCGATCGAGCTGAAGCACCCGAGCCCCTTCGGGCGGCGACTCGAGGAGTCCGTCCTGACCGTTTTGATGCGCAAGGGGTGGGACCCGGAGACCTCCCGGATCGGCAACATCAAAGTCTCCCTCATGAGCTTCGACCCGGACGCGATCGACTACCTGCTCGACACCGTCCCCGGATACCACCTGTGCCAGCTGCTCTCCGTTCTCGACGAGGACAAGGCGCGCGGGCTCGGCTTGATCACGCGCAACGCGGTGCGCTACCTCATGCGTCGGGTGCACCTCGGCGCGCTGAAGCACCTCGACGCCGGCGCGGCGGGCATCGCGGGCCCGGGCGTCGCGTACGCGCGCGAGCACCCAGAGGCCGTGCGCCGGTGGGTCGCGCGCGGGCTGCGCGCGCGGGTCTGGACCGTCAACACCGAAGAGGACGTCGAATTTCTGGCCTCACTTGGGGTGACGGAGTTCACCTCGGATGTGCCGGGGCGGATTAGGCAGTTCCTGGACCATAAACTGGAGGCATGCGCCTAACCTTCCTCACGCCCGCGGTACGGATCGCCCTCTCGGTGTCCGTGGCCACGGGTCTGTACGGGATCTCGTTCGGCGCGCTGTCGATCGCGGCCGGTCTCGACCTGTGGCAGACGATGGCCCTCAGCGCCCTGATGTTCACGGGCGGGAGCCAGTTCGCGTTCATCGGCGTGCTCGCCGGCGGCGGTGCCGGGGCAGCGGCCTTCGGGGCTGCTTCACTGCTCGGGGTGCGCAACGCGATTTACGGGATGCAGATGAACGTGATGCTGCGCCCGCGGAAGACTCGCCGGCTGCTGGCGGCGCACGTGACCATCGACGAGTCCATTGCGGTCGCCGCGGGCCAGACGGAGCTGGTCGAGGCCAAGCGCGGATTCTGGTGGACCGGGTTCGGCGTCTTCGCCCTGTGGAACGTCTTCACGGTCCTCGGCGCCGTGCTGGGCGACGCGCTCGGCGACCCCGCCGCGTGGGGACTCGACGGCGCGGCCGTGGCGGCGTTTCTCGCCCTGCTGTGGCCGCGGCTGAAGAGCCGCGACCCGATTGCGCTCGCCGTCGTGGCGGCCGTCGTGACGATCCTCGCGGTCCCGGTCGTCCCCTCCGGGGTTCCCATCATGATCGCGGCGATCGTCGCCGGCGTCTGGGGATGGCTGGGGTCCGGTCGGATGACGACGTCGGCGGATGCCGAGACCCATCCCGAGGGGGAGCGCGCATGAGCGATTCGACGAGCCTGTGGTTCTGGGTGCTGGCCGCCTGCGCTGCGGCCTACGCCATCAAACTGGTGGGATACCTGGTGCCGGCGAAACTGTTGGACAACCCGCGCATCGTGCACGTCGCCGGCGCGGTCACGATCGGGCTGCTGGCCTCCCTGACGGCGGTGAACACGTTCGCCTCCGGCTCCGGAATCGCGTTCGATGCCCGGATCGGAGCGCTCGTCGCCGCGGCCATCGCCCTCCTTCTGCGGGCGCCGTTCCTCGTCGTCGTCATCGTCGGGGCTGCGACGGCTGCCGGCCTGAGGCTGCTCGGGATCGGCTGAGCTTGCGTCGGAAAATGTGATCTGAATCTCCGGCTCACATGTTCTATGTCACATGTCTTTCACAATTTGGGGTTAGGCTCGGGGTGGGCCCGGTCGCCACAACCAGCGAGGCGGACCCAGACCCCCTCCATCACGGGGTCGCCGCGATCCGCTTCGCCGGAACGCGGTGGATCGACTCGACCTACAGGAGATGCCATGACCATGGATGGCCTGAACACCACCGGCCCGCGTCGCCCGCGTCGCCGGTTTGCGGCTCTGACCGCGACCCTCGCGATCGGCGCGCTCGCCCTCTCAGCCTGCGCCGAAAGCCAGCGAGGCGACGACGCCGCCGCCGAGGGGGACGTCGACTCGACGTTCATCTTCGCCGCCTCCGCCGACCCCGCCTCGCTCGACCCGGCGTTCGCCTCCGACGGCGAATCGTTCCGCGTCTCCCGCCAGATCTTCGAGGGGCTCGTCGGCGTCGAAGCCGGAACGCCGGATCCCGAGCCGCTGCTCGCCGAGTCCTGGGAGCAGTCCGACGACGGACTGAGCTACACCTTCCAGCTCAAGGACGGCGTCACGTTCCACGACGACACCAGCTTCAATGCCGAGGCCGTGTGCGCGAACTTCGACCGCTGGTACAACTGGGAAGGCGTCCAGCAGGCCAGTTCGGTCAGTTACTACTACAACTCGCTGTTCAAGGGCTTCGCCGACAGCCCGGAGAACGCCGTTTACGAGTCCTGCGCCGTGGACGACGAGCTGACGGCGACCGTGAACCTCCGGGAACCGTTCGCCGGGTTCATCGCGGCCCTGTCGCTGCCGGCCTTCGCGATGCAGTCCCCGACGGCTCTCGAGGAGTACGACGCCGACGGAGTCTCCGGCACCCCCGAGGCGCCGGTCCTTTCCTCCTACGCGACGGAGCACCCGGTCGGCACCGGCCCGTTCGAGTTCGTCTCCTGGGAGAACGGCCAGCAGATCGAGCTGACCGCCTACGAGGACTACTGGGGCGAGCAGGGCCAGGTTCAGGACATCATCTTCCGCGTCATCGACGACCCGACGACGCGCCGCCAGTCCCTCGAGGCCGGCGACATCGACGGCTACGACCT
Encoded here:
- a CDS encoding AzlD domain-containing protein, encoding MSDSTSLWFWVLAACAAAYAIKLVGYLVPAKLLDNPRIVHVAGAVTIGLLASLTAVNTFASGSGIAFDARIGALVAAAIALLLRAPFLVVVIVGAATAAGLRLLGIG
- a CDS encoding ABC transporter substrate-binding protein; amino-acid sequence: MTMDGLNTTGPRRPRRRFAALTATLAIGALALSACAESQRGDDAAAEGDVDSTFIFAASADPASLDPAFASDGESFRVSRQIFEGLVGVEAGTPDPEPLLAESWEQSDDGLSYTFQLKDGVTFHDDTSFNAEAVCANFDRWYNWEGVQQASSVSYYYNSLFKGFADSPENAVYESCAVDDELTATVNLREPFAGFIAALSLPAFAMQSPTALEEYDADGVSGTPEAPVLSSYATEHPVGTGPFEFVSWENGQQIELTAYEDYWGEQGQVQDIIFRVIDDPTTRRQSLEAGDIDGYDLVAPADTASLADKGFNIMARDPFTILYLGFNQEIEELADIKVRQAFAHAIDKDALIAQTLPEGTKPALQFIPDSVNGYNDDVTEYEYDPEKAKDLLAEAGYEDGFEIDFNYPTGVSRPYMPTPEQVFSNISAQLEEVGITVNPQPNKWSPDYLDRIQGGPDHGIHLLGWTGDYNDTDNFVGVHFGTPKEDFGFENQELFDKLAEARGIPDVDEQTPLYEEINADIVDFLPVLPLAHPAPSLGFSPRVESYPVSPVNDEVFNQIVLSE
- a CDS encoding AzlC family ABC transporter permease, giving the protein MRLTFLTPAVRIALSVSVATGLYGISFGALSIAAGLDLWQTMALSALMFTGGSQFAFIGVLAGGGAGAAAFGAASLLGVRNAIYGMQMNVMLRPRKTRRLLAAHVTIDESIAVAAGQTELVEAKRGFWWTGFGVFALWNVFTVLGAVLGDALGDPAAWGLDGAAVAAFLALLWPRLKSRDPIALAVVAAVVTILAVPVVPSGVPIMIAAIVAGVWGWLGSGRMTTSADAETHPEGERA
- a CDS encoding glycerophosphodiester phosphodiesterase — translated: MYTVYAHRGSSGTYPEHTRAAYLHALAEGADGIECDVHLSADEIPICFHDSSLERTTNGSGSVASKTLSQLRRLDVVSWKGVRIPDQYGAASEQVVTLEELIDLMLHAQRPLGLAIELKHPSPFGRRLEESVLTVLMRKGWDPETSRIGNIKVSLMSFDPDAIDYLLDTVPGYHLCQLLSVLDEDKARGLGLITRNAVRYLMRRVHLGALKHLDAGAAGIAGPGVAYAREHPEAVRRWVARGLRARVWTVNTEEDVEFLASLGVTEFTSDVPGRIRQFLDHKLEACA